In a genomic window of Ipomoea triloba cultivar NCNSP0323 chromosome 3, ASM357664v1:
- the LOC116011855 gene encoding ABC transporter G family member 32 isoform X1: MWNSAENLSVRSTSFREDGDDEEALRWAALERLPTYARVRRGIFRNIVGDVKEIDVDKLENEERKVLLGRLFDSVDDDWERFFNRMRRRFERVDLEFPKVEVRFQNLKIETFVHVGSRALPTIPNFIFNMTEGLLRTLKIYSAKRRKLVILDNVSGIIRPSRLTLLLGPPSSGKTTLLMALAGRLKSGLQVTGKVTYNGHGLNEFVPQRTSAYVNQQDWHAAEMTVRETLDLSARCQGVGFKHDMLLELSRREKIGGIIPDEDLDIFIKALALEGKETGLVVEYILKILGLEICADTLVGDEMLKGISGGQKKRLTTGELLVGPTRVLFMDEISTGLDSSSTYQIIRYLRHSTRALDGTAIISLLQPAPETFELFDDIILLSEGQIVYQGPREDVLDFFSSMGFHCPERKNVADFLQEVVSKKDQQQYWNVADRPFRYTPVAKFAEAFRSYRIGKSLSEELGIPFDRRYNHPAALSTSKYGVSRRELLRTSFDWQLLLMKRNSFIYVFKFIQLLLVALITMSVFFRTTLHRNTIDDGGLFLGALYFSMVIILFNGFTEVSMLVAKLPVLYKHRDLHFYPCWAYTLPSWILSIPTSLIESGFWVLVTYYVVGYDPNIIRFFRQFLLFFFLHQMSLALFRLMGALGRNMIVANTFGSFAMLIVMVLGGYIVSRDRIPSWWIWGFWISPLMYAQDAASVNEFLGHSWDKRFSNNSNLNLGEAVLKARSLFPQSYWYWIGLGALLGYTILFNSLFTFFLAYLDPMVKHQAVLAEEDVQDSNIARKDEPVIIQLREYLKFSGSLARKSFKQKGMVLPFQPLSMSFSNINYYVDVPLVHASLISVMRSICTPLVETTYLYHMLQELKQQGILEDRLQLLVNVTGAFRPGVLTALVGVSGAGKTTLMDVLAGRKTGGVIEGNIHISGHPKKQETFARISGYCEQNDIHSPCLTVVESLLFSAWLRLASDVDLETQKAFVEEVMELVELTPLRGALVGLPGVDGLSTEQRKRLTIAVELVANPSIVFMDEPTSGLDARAAAIVMRTVRNIVNTGRTIVCTIHQPSIDIFESFDELLLMKRGGELIYAGVLGPKSCKLIEYFEAIDGVPKIRPGYNPATWMLEVTSSIEEARLGVDFADIYRKSNLFQYNKVLVERLSRPSQDSKDLSFPTKYSKSYFHQFMACLWKQNLSYWRNPQYTAVRFFYTLIISLMLGTICWRFGSERETQQDIFNAMGSIYAAVLFIGITNATAVQPVVSVERFVSYRERAAGMYSALPFAFAQVAIEFPYVFGQTLIYSAIFYSMAAFEWSATKFIWYIFFMYFTVLYFTFYGMMTTAVTPNHNVAAIIAAPFYMLWNLFSGFMIPHKRIPIWWRWYYWANPVAWSLYGLVASQYSDSEKPIKVSDGVESIPLKLLVKVVFGYRHDFIGIAGFMVVGFCILFAVIFAYAIKSFNFQKR; encoded by the exons ATGTGGAACTCAGCGGAGAATTTGTCGGTGCGGTCGACGTCGTTCAGGGAGGATGGGGACGACGAGGAGGCGCTGCGGTGGGCGGCGCTGGAGAGGCTGCCGACGTACGCTCGTGTACGGCGGGGGATATTCAGGAACATCGTGGGTGATGTGAAGGAGATCGATGTGGACAAGCTGGAAAATGAGGAGCGGAAGGTCCTTCTCGGCCGCCTATTCGACTCGGTGGATGATGATTGGGAGAGGTTCTTCAACCGTATGCGACGGCGTTTCGAGAG AGTTGACTTGGAATTTCCAAAGGTTGAAGTCAGATTTCAGAACTTGAAAATTGAAACTTTTGTTCATGTTGGTAGTAGAGCATTACCCACCattccaaattttattttcaacatGACTGAG GGTCTCTTAAGGACTCTAAAGATATACTCTGCCAAGAGAAGAAAATTGGTGATATTGGACAATGTTAGTGGTATAATTCGACCTTCCAG GTTGACACTTTTACTTGGTCCTCCGAGCTCTGGAAAGACAACATTACTGATGGCTCTTGCTGGACGCCTTAAATCAGGCCTGCAG GTGACAGGGAAAGTAACTTACAATGGACATGGCCTAAATGAGTTTGTTCCACAAAGGACATCTGCTTATGTGAATCAACAAGATTGGCATGCTGCAGAGATGACAGTTAGGGAAACTCTGGACCTTTCAGCACGCTGTCAGGGTGTTGGATTCAAGCATG ATATGCTTCTGGAACTTTCAAGAAGAGAAAAGATTGGTGGAATAATACCTGATGAAGATCTTGACATATTCATAAAG GCATTGGCTTTGGAGGGAAAGGAGACTGGTCTTGTTGTGGAATacattttaaag ATTCTAGGGTTGGAAATTTGTGCGGACACCCTGGTAGGAGATGAAATGCTCAAAGGAATCTCTGGGGGCCAAAAGAAACGGCTCACAACAG GTGAATTGTTAGTAGGTCCAACAAGAGTTCTGTTCATGGATGAAATTTCAACTGGGCTTGATAGTTCAAGTACTTACCAAATCATCAGATATCTTAGGCATTCAACCCGTGCTCTAGATGGAACGGCAATCATTTCTCTTCTTCAACCTGCTCCAGAAACATTTGAGTTATTTGATGATATTATACTCTTGTCTGAAGGGCAGATAGTGTATCAGGGTCCGCGTGAGGAtgtacttgattttttttcatctatggGATTCCACTGCCCAGAGCGCAAAAATGTTGCAGACTTCCTTCAAGAA GTTGTATCCAAGAAGGACCAGCAGCAGTACTGGAATGTGGCTGATCGCCCTTTCCGATACACTCCTGTGGCAAAATTTGCTGAAGCTTTTCGTTCATACCGGATAGGGAAAAGTTTATCTGAAGAGCTGGGTATTCCTTTTGACAGAAGGTATAATCATCCAGCAGCCTTATCAACTTCCAAGTATGGAGTAAGCAGGAGAGAACTTCTAAGAACAAGCTTTGACTGGCAGCTGCTGCTAATGAAGAGGAACTCATTTATCTAcgtttttaaatttattcag CTCCTTCTGGTTGCGTTGATTACAATGAGTGTCTTTTTCCGCACAACCCTGCATCGTAACACAATTGATGATGGAGGCCTCTTTCTTGGGGCTCTGTATTTTTCAATGGTTATTATTCTTTTCAATGGATTTACTGAAGTTTCGATGCTGGTTGCCAAGCTTCCAGTTCTTTACAAGCATAGGGACTTGCATTTCTACCCTTGCTGGGCCTACACTCTTCCTTCTTGGATCTTGAGTATTCCCACATCATTAATAGAATCTGGTTTCTGGGTGTTAGTTACCTATTATGTGGTTGGATATGATCCAAATATTATAAG ATTTTTTCGGCAGTTCTTgctatttttctttctccacCAAATGTCTCTTGCCCTTTTTCGTTTAATGGGAGCGCTTGGCCGCAACATGATTGTTGCAAATACATTTGGATCTTTTGCCATGTTAATTGTAATGGTGCTTGGAGGATACATTGTTTCAAGAG ACAGAATACCAAGTTGGTGGATCTGGGGTTTTTGGATTTCACCACTGATGTATGCTCAAGATGCGGCTTCTGTGAATGAATTTCTTGGTCATTCTTGGGACAAA AGATTTAGCAACAACTCTAACTTGAATCTAGGAGAGGCAGTATTGAAGGCACGCAGTTTGTTCCCACAGAGCTATTGGTACTGGATTGGCCTTGGAGCATTACTTGGATATACAATTTTGTTCAACTCCTTATTCACATTCTTCCTGGCCTACCTTGACC CTATGGTGAAACATCAAGCTGTTCTTGCTGAGGAAGATGTTCAAGACAGTAATATTGCTAGGAAGGATGAACCAGTTATTATTCAGTTAAGAGAATACTTGAAGTTTTCAGGCTCACTGGCTA GAAAAAGTTTCAAACAGAAAGGCATGGTTCTTCCATTTCAACCACTTTCCATGTCTTTCAGCAATATCAATTATTATGTTGATGTGCCCCTGGTACATGCATCTCTAATTTCTGTTATGAGATCTATTTGCACTCCTTTGGTTGAAACTACTTACCTGTATCATATGCTTCAGGAACTGAAACAACAAGGCATACTGGAAGACCGATTGCAACTGTTGGTTAATGTGACTGGAGCATTTAGACCTGGTGTGCTCACCGCATTGGTTGGTGTAAGTGGTGCTGGTAAAACCACTCTCATGGATGTGCTAGCTGGTAGAAAAACCGGTGGGGTCATTGAAGGGAATATTCATATATCTGGCCACCCCAAAAAGCAAGAGACTTTTGCTAGAATTTCTGGTTACTGTGAGCAGAATGATATTCATTCTCCTTGTTTGACTGTTGTTGAATCTCTACTGTTCTCTGCTTGGCTACGTTTAGCATCAGATGTTGATTTGGAAACTCAGAAG GCATTTGTTGAGGAAGTAATGGAGCTTGTGGAGCTAACTCCACTAAGGGGAGCATTGGTTGGCCTACCTGGAGTTGACGGATTATCAACGGAGCAAAGAAAACGGCTCACTATTGCTGTTGAATTGGTGGCGAACCCTTCAATTGTGTTTATGGATGAACCTACATCAGGGTTGGATGCAAGAGCTGCAGCAATTGTGATGAGGACTGTACGAAATATTGTAAACACTGGCCGAACAATTGTTTGCACAATCCATCAGCCCAGTATTGATATTTTTGAATCCTTTGATGAG CTCTTGTTAATGAAGCGGGGTGGAGAGCTCATTTATGCTGGAGTGCTTGGTCCTAAATCTTGCAAGCTGATCGAGTATTTTGAG GCAATTGATGGAGTGCCAAAAATCAGGCCTGGTTATAACCCTGCCACATGGATGCTAGAGGTTACATCATCAATTGAAGAAGCCCGACTTGGTGTTGATTTTGCAGATATATATCGAAAATCCAATCTATTTCA GTATAATAAAGTGTTGGTTGAAAGGCTAAGCAGGCCAAGCCAAGATTCAAAGGATTTGAGTTTCCCTACCAAGTATTCCAAATCGTATTTTCATCAGTTTATGGCCTGCCTGTGGAAGCAAAACCTGTCTTACTGGAGAAACCCACAATACACTGCAGTTCGCTTCTTCTATACACTCATTATATCATTAATGTTAGGGACAATATGTTGGAGATTTGGCTCTGAAAG AGAAACACAGCAGGATATATTCAATGCCATGGGATCCATATATGCGGCAGTACTCTTCATTGGAATCACAAATGCCACTGCTGTTCAACCTGTTGTCTCAGTTGAAAGATTTGTCTCGTATAGAGAGAGAGCTGCAGGGATGTATTCAGCATTACCATTTGCATTTGCCCAG GTTGCTATTGAGTTCCCATACGTGTTTGGCCAAACACTAATCTACAGCGCTATATTCTATTCCATGGCGGCTTTTGAATGGTCTGCTACAAAATTTATTTGGTATATATTCTTTATGTATTTTACAGTTTTGTACTTCACCTTTTATGGAATGATGACAACTGCCGTGACGCCCAATCACAATGTGGCTGCCATTATCGCCGCTCCTTTCTATATGCTATGGAACCTTTTCAGCGGATTTATGATACCTCACAAG AGAATACCGATATGGTGGAGATGGTATTACTGGGCAAATCCGGTGGCCTGGAGTCTTTACGGGCTTGTTGCTTCCCAGTATAGTGACAGCGAAAAACCGATTAAAGTATCAGATGGGGTGGAGTCCATTCCTTTGAAGCTATTAGTGAAGGTTGTGTTCGGATACAGGCATGATTTCATTGGCATTGCTGGTTTTATGGTGGTGGGCTTTTGCATTTTATTTGCAGTTATTTTTGCGTATGCAATAAAATCCTTCAACTTCCAAAAGAGGTGA
- the LOC116011855 gene encoding ABC transporter G family member 32 isoform X2: MWNSAENLSVRSTSFREDGDDEEALRWAALERLPTYARVRRGIFRNIVGDVKEIDVDKLENEERKVLLGRLFDSVDDDWERFFNRMRRRFERVDLEFPKVEVRFQNLKIETFVHVGSRALPTIPNFIFNMTEGLLRTLKIYSAKRRKLVILDNVSGIIRPSRLTLLLGPPSSGKTTLLMALAGRLKSGLQVTGKVTYNGHGLNEFVPQRTSAYVNQQDWHAAEMTVRETLDLSARCQGVGFKHDMLLELSRREKIGGIIPDEDLDIFIKALALEGKETGLVVEYILKILGLEICADTLVGDEMLKGISGGQKKRLTTGELLVGPTRVLFMDEISTGLDSSSTYQIIRYLRHSTRALDGTAIISLLQPAPETFELFDDIILLSEGQIVYQGPREDVLDFFSSMGFHCPERKNVADFLQEVVSKKDQQQYWNVADRPFRYTPVAKFAEAFRSYRIGKSLSEELGIPFDRRYNHPAALSTSKYGVSRRELLRTSFDWQLLLMKRNSFIYVFKFIQLLLVALITMSVFFRTTLHRNTIDDGGLFLGALYFSMVIILFNGFTEVSMLVAKLPVLYKHRDLHFYPCWAYTLPSWILSIPTSLIESGFWVLVTYYVVGYDPNIIRFFRQFLLFFFLHQMSLALFRLMGALGRNMIVANTFGSFAMLIVMVLGGYIVSRDRIPSWWIWGFWISPLMYAQDAASVNEFLGHSWDKRFSNNSNLNLGEAVLKARSLFPQSYWYWIGLGALLGYTILFNSLFTFFLAYLDPMVKHQAVLAEEDVQDSNIARKDEPVIIQLREYLKFSGSLARKSFKQKGMVLPFQPLSMSFSNINYYVDVPLELKQQGILEDRLQLLVNVTGAFRPGVLTALVGVSGAGKTTLMDVLAGRKTGGVIEGNIHISGHPKKQETFARISGYCEQNDIHSPCLTVVESLLFSAWLRLASDVDLETQKAFVEEVMELVELTPLRGALVGLPGVDGLSTEQRKRLTIAVELVANPSIVFMDEPTSGLDARAAAIVMRTVRNIVNTGRTIVCTIHQPSIDIFESFDELLLMKRGGELIYAGVLGPKSCKLIEYFEAIDGVPKIRPGYNPATWMLEVTSSIEEARLGVDFADIYRKSNLFQYNKVLVERLSRPSQDSKDLSFPTKYSKSYFHQFMACLWKQNLSYWRNPQYTAVRFFYTLIISLMLGTICWRFGSERETQQDIFNAMGSIYAAVLFIGITNATAVQPVVSVERFVSYRERAAGMYSALPFAFAQVAIEFPYVFGQTLIYSAIFYSMAAFEWSATKFIWYIFFMYFTVLYFTFYGMMTTAVTPNHNVAAIIAAPFYMLWNLFSGFMIPHKRIPIWWRWYYWANPVAWSLYGLVASQYSDSEKPIKVSDGVESIPLKLLVKVVFGYRHDFIGIAGFMVVGFCILFAVIFAYAIKSFNFQKR; the protein is encoded by the exons ATGTGGAACTCAGCGGAGAATTTGTCGGTGCGGTCGACGTCGTTCAGGGAGGATGGGGACGACGAGGAGGCGCTGCGGTGGGCGGCGCTGGAGAGGCTGCCGACGTACGCTCGTGTACGGCGGGGGATATTCAGGAACATCGTGGGTGATGTGAAGGAGATCGATGTGGACAAGCTGGAAAATGAGGAGCGGAAGGTCCTTCTCGGCCGCCTATTCGACTCGGTGGATGATGATTGGGAGAGGTTCTTCAACCGTATGCGACGGCGTTTCGAGAG AGTTGACTTGGAATTTCCAAAGGTTGAAGTCAGATTTCAGAACTTGAAAATTGAAACTTTTGTTCATGTTGGTAGTAGAGCATTACCCACCattccaaattttattttcaacatGACTGAG GGTCTCTTAAGGACTCTAAAGATATACTCTGCCAAGAGAAGAAAATTGGTGATATTGGACAATGTTAGTGGTATAATTCGACCTTCCAG GTTGACACTTTTACTTGGTCCTCCGAGCTCTGGAAAGACAACATTACTGATGGCTCTTGCTGGACGCCTTAAATCAGGCCTGCAG GTGACAGGGAAAGTAACTTACAATGGACATGGCCTAAATGAGTTTGTTCCACAAAGGACATCTGCTTATGTGAATCAACAAGATTGGCATGCTGCAGAGATGACAGTTAGGGAAACTCTGGACCTTTCAGCACGCTGTCAGGGTGTTGGATTCAAGCATG ATATGCTTCTGGAACTTTCAAGAAGAGAAAAGATTGGTGGAATAATACCTGATGAAGATCTTGACATATTCATAAAG GCATTGGCTTTGGAGGGAAAGGAGACTGGTCTTGTTGTGGAATacattttaaag ATTCTAGGGTTGGAAATTTGTGCGGACACCCTGGTAGGAGATGAAATGCTCAAAGGAATCTCTGGGGGCCAAAAGAAACGGCTCACAACAG GTGAATTGTTAGTAGGTCCAACAAGAGTTCTGTTCATGGATGAAATTTCAACTGGGCTTGATAGTTCAAGTACTTACCAAATCATCAGATATCTTAGGCATTCAACCCGTGCTCTAGATGGAACGGCAATCATTTCTCTTCTTCAACCTGCTCCAGAAACATTTGAGTTATTTGATGATATTATACTCTTGTCTGAAGGGCAGATAGTGTATCAGGGTCCGCGTGAGGAtgtacttgattttttttcatctatggGATTCCACTGCCCAGAGCGCAAAAATGTTGCAGACTTCCTTCAAGAA GTTGTATCCAAGAAGGACCAGCAGCAGTACTGGAATGTGGCTGATCGCCCTTTCCGATACACTCCTGTGGCAAAATTTGCTGAAGCTTTTCGTTCATACCGGATAGGGAAAAGTTTATCTGAAGAGCTGGGTATTCCTTTTGACAGAAGGTATAATCATCCAGCAGCCTTATCAACTTCCAAGTATGGAGTAAGCAGGAGAGAACTTCTAAGAACAAGCTTTGACTGGCAGCTGCTGCTAATGAAGAGGAACTCATTTATCTAcgtttttaaatttattcag CTCCTTCTGGTTGCGTTGATTACAATGAGTGTCTTTTTCCGCACAACCCTGCATCGTAACACAATTGATGATGGAGGCCTCTTTCTTGGGGCTCTGTATTTTTCAATGGTTATTATTCTTTTCAATGGATTTACTGAAGTTTCGATGCTGGTTGCCAAGCTTCCAGTTCTTTACAAGCATAGGGACTTGCATTTCTACCCTTGCTGGGCCTACACTCTTCCTTCTTGGATCTTGAGTATTCCCACATCATTAATAGAATCTGGTTTCTGGGTGTTAGTTACCTATTATGTGGTTGGATATGATCCAAATATTATAAG ATTTTTTCGGCAGTTCTTgctatttttctttctccacCAAATGTCTCTTGCCCTTTTTCGTTTAATGGGAGCGCTTGGCCGCAACATGATTGTTGCAAATACATTTGGATCTTTTGCCATGTTAATTGTAATGGTGCTTGGAGGATACATTGTTTCAAGAG ACAGAATACCAAGTTGGTGGATCTGGGGTTTTTGGATTTCACCACTGATGTATGCTCAAGATGCGGCTTCTGTGAATGAATTTCTTGGTCATTCTTGGGACAAA AGATTTAGCAACAACTCTAACTTGAATCTAGGAGAGGCAGTATTGAAGGCACGCAGTTTGTTCCCACAGAGCTATTGGTACTGGATTGGCCTTGGAGCATTACTTGGATATACAATTTTGTTCAACTCCTTATTCACATTCTTCCTGGCCTACCTTGACC CTATGGTGAAACATCAAGCTGTTCTTGCTGAGGAAGATGTTCAAGACAGTAATATTGCTAGGAAGGATGAACCAGTTATTATTCAGTTAAGAGAATACTTGAAGTTTTCAGGCTCACTGGCTA GAAAAAGTTTCAAACAGAAAGGCATGGTTCTTCCATTTCAACCACTTTCCATGTCTTTCAGCAATATCAATTATTATGTTGATGTGCCCCTG GAACTGAAACAACAAGGCATACTGGAAGACCGATTGCAACTGTTGGTTAATGTGACTGGAGCATTTAGACCTGGTGTGCTCACCGCATTGGTTGGTGTAAGTGGTGCTGGTAAAACCACTCTCATGGATGTGCTAGCTGGTAGAAAAACCGGTGGGGTCATTGAAGGGAATATTCATATATCTGGCCACCCCAAAAAGCAAGAGACTTTTGCTAGAATTTCTGGTTACTGTGAGCAGAATGATATTCATTCTCCTTGTTTGACTGTTGTTGAATCTCTACTGTTCTCTGCTTGGCTACGTTTAGCATCAGATGTTGATTTGGAAACTCAGAAG GCATTTGTTGAGGAAGTAATGGAGCTTGTGGAGCTAACTCCACTAAGGGGAGCATTGGTTGGCCTACCTGGAGTTGACGGATTATCAACGGAGCAAAGAAAACGGCTCACTATTGCTGTTGAATTGGTGGCGAACCCTTCAATTGTGTTTATGGATGAACCTACATCAGGGTTGGATGCAAGAGCTGCAGCAATTGTGATGAGGACTGTACGAAATATTGTAAACACTGGCCGAACAATTGTTTGCACAATCCATCAGCCCAGTATTGATATTTTTGAATCCTTTGATGAG CTCTTGTTAATGAAGCGGGGTGGAGAGCTCATTTATGCTGGAGTGCTTGGTCCTAAATCTTGCAAGCTGATCGAGTATTTTGAG GCAATTGATGGAGTGCCAAAAATCAGGCCTGGTTATAACCCTGCCACATGGATGCTAGAGGTTACATCATCAATTGAAGAAGCCCGACTTGGTGTTGATTTTGCAGATATATATCGAAAATCCAATCTATTTCA GTATAATAAAGTGTTGGTTGAAAGGCTAAGCAGGCCAAGCCAAGATTCAAAGGATTTGAGTTTCCCTACCAAGTATTCCAAATCGTATTTTCATCAGTTTATGGCCTGCCTGTGGAAGCAAAACCTGTCTTACTGGAGAAACCCACAATACACTGCAGTTCGCTTCTTCTATACACTCATTATATCATTAATGTTAGGGACAATATGTTGGAGATTTGGCTCTGAAAG AGAAACACAGCAGGATATATTCAATGCCATGGGATCCATATATGCGGCAGTACTCTTCATTGGAATCACAAATGCCACTGCTGTTCAACCTGTTGTCTCAGTTGAAAGATTTGTCTCGTATAGAGAGAGAGCTGCAGGGATGTATTCAGCATTACCATTTGCATTTGCCCAG GTTGCTATTGAGTTCCCATACGTGTTTGGCCAAACACTAATCTACAGCGCTATATTCTATTCCATGGCGGCTTTTGAATGGTCTGCTACAAAATTTATTTGGTATATATTCTTTATGTATTTTACAGTTTTGTACTTCACCTTTTATGGAATGATGACAACTGCCGTGACGCCCAATCACAATGTGGCTGCCATTATCGCCGCTCCTTTCTATATGCTATGGAACCTTTTCAGCGGATTTATGATACCTCACAAG AGAATACCGATATGGTGGAGATGGTATTACTGGGCAAATCCGGTGGCCTGGAGTCTTTACGGGCTTGTTGCTTCCCAGTATAGTGACAGCGAAAAACCGATTAAAGTATCAGATGGGGTGGAGTCCATTCCTTTGAAGCTATTAGTGAAGGTTGTGTTCGGATACAGGCATGATTTCATTGGCATTGCTGGTTTTATGGTGGTGGGCTTTTGCATTTTATTTGCAGTTATTTTTGCGTATGCAATAAAATCCTTCAACTTCCAAAAGAGGTGA